The Methanococcoides methylutens MM1 genome has a window encoding:
- a CDS encoding aldolase, with product MWQEMAKFGKKLVDHGLVESNFGNISVRIADRMIITKSGVALDEITEDGVVEVPIEGTSELDRIASTETVVHRAIYRNTPALAIMHAHCPYSVVQTLIGDPESIIPLDSEGIHFLHEIPVFRGMMGTAGLAEGAANSLSDHKGAIAYSHGTFAIGKTLAEAYIITTQIEHSCRIKYLVDLAKKGIPGTP from the coding sequence ATGTGGCAGGAAATGGCAAAATTCGGGAAAAAGCTGGTAGATCATGGGCTTGTTGAGTCCAATTTCGGGAATATCAGCGTGCGTATCGCAGACAGGATGATAATAACAAAAAGTGGCGTGGCACTTGATGAGATCACTGAGGATGGCGTTGTGGAAGTACCCATAGAGGGAACTTCGGAACTTGACAGGATAGCATCCACTGAGACCGTGGTGCACCGCGCCATTTACAGGAACACTCCTGCACTTGCCATAATGCACGCCCATTGTCCGTATTCAGTCGTCCAGACGCTCATTGGGGATCCTGAAAGCATCATTCCCCTTGACAGCGAAGGCATCCACTTCCTGCATGAGATCCCTGTTTTCAGGGGAATGATGGGTACTGCCGGACTGGCAGAAGGGGCGGCAAATTCACTGTCCGACCATAAAGGAGCTATCGCATACAGCCACGGGACCTTCGCCATCGGCAAGACGCTTGCTGAGGCCTATATAATCACAACACAGATCGAGCATTCCTGCAGGATCAAATATCTGGTAGATCTTGCAAAGAAGGGAATACCCGGGACACCATAA
- a CDS encoding archease, with translation MQNSDLEYEYLEHTADAKFRAYGKTMEEAFENAAVAMFNVMINTSKVDCIHTEDIELAAPDIDDLLVDWLSELLFIFEVDFISFGKFEVKSITQEDGECKLSARASGEEIDLEKHEIDTEVKAVTYNDLKAEETPEGFMVQVTVDT, from the coding sequence ATGCAGAATTCGGACCTGGAATATGAATATCTTGAACACACGGCAGATGCTAAGTTCAGGGCCTACGGGAAAACAATGGAAGAGGCCTTTGAGAACGCAGCCGTTGCCATGTTCAATGTAATGATCAATACCTCAAAGGTCGACTGCATACATACAGAAGATATCGAGCTTGCAGCACCTGACATTGACGACCTTCTGGTGGACTGGCTCTCAGAACTCCTGTTCATCTTTGAGGTGGACTTCATATCCTTCGGGAAGTTCGAGGTCAAAAGTATCACACAGGAGGATGGAGAATGCAAATTATCAGCACGCGCAAGCGGTGAAGAGATAGACCTCGAAAAACACGAGATAGATACCGAGGTCAAAGCTGTGACATACAACGACCTTAAGGCAGAAGAAACACCGGAAGGGTTCATGGTACAGGTCACAGTGGATACATGA
- a CDS encoding RtcB family protein → MEEEQEGQGSIQESLKRIDNNIWEIPIGTKPGMNVPGRIFLSDKLIHNLEPEALDQVANVAMLPGIQKYSMAMPDAHLGYGFPIGGVAAFDEEEGVISPGGVGFDINCGVRLLRSNLTVDDVRPVMKELTEKLFQSVPAGVGSKSRLRASDSELDDIFLHGSRWAVENGYGVEADLEHCEGGGCIEGGDVSHISAKARKRGKPQAGTLGSGNHFLEVQYIDQIYDQEVAEKFGLEEGQVTFMIHCGSRGTGHQICTDHLRTISQASKKYKIALPDKQLACAPAQSDEAQNYFRSMICAANYAWNNRQIITHWTREVISDIFRSDMDELGLDLVYDVAHNVAKLEEHTVDGKKKNVYVHRKGATRAFPPGHKEVPQAYRDVGQPVLIPGSMGTASFVLHGAEASMDISFGSACHGAGRVMSRAHAKKEFHGEDVKSDLEKSGIMVRAAHPSVIAEEAPEVYKSSSDVVNVVHDLGIAGKVARMMPLGVVKG, encoded by the coding sequence ATGGAAGAAGAACAAGAAGGACAGGGCAGCATACAGGAATCACTCAAAAGGATAGACAATAACATATGGGAGATACCCATCGGAACAAAGCCGGGAATGAATGTCCCGGGAAGGATATTTCTCTCAGACAAACTTATCCACAACCTTGAGCCGGAGGCACTCGACCAGGTTGCAAACGTGGCAATGCTTCCCGGAATTCAGAAATATTCCATGGCCATGCCCGATGCACACCTTGGGTACGGCTTCCCAATAGGAGGCGTTGCCGCCTTCGACGAGGAAGAAGGAGTTATCAGCCCCGGTGGCGTCGGTTTTGACATCAACTGCGGAGTTCGCCTCCTGCGTTCCAATCTCACTGTTGATGATGTACGCCCTGTGATGAAAGAGCTCACAGAGAAGCTTTTCCAGTCCGTGCCTGCAGGCGTGGGTTCAAAAAGCCGCCTGAGGGCATCAGATAGTGAACTTGACGATATTTTCCTGCACGGGTCCCGCTGGGCAGTTGAGAACGGTTACGGCGTGGAAGCTGATCTCGAGCACTGCGAAGGCGGTGGATGCATTGAAGGAGGAGATGTCAGCCATATCAGCGCCAAAGCCCGCAAGAGAGGAAAACCACAGGCCGGAACACTGGGCAGTGGTAACCACTTCCTTGAGGTACAGTACATCGACCAGATATATGACCAGGAAGTTGCCGAGAAGTTCGGGCTGGAAGAAGGGCAAGTCACCTTCATGATACACTGCGGTTCAAGAGGTACAGGGCACCAGATCTGTACGGATCACCTTCGTACGATCTCACAAGCCTCAAAGAAGTACAAGATCGCACTTCCTGACAAACAGCTTGCATGCGCTCCGGCACAGTCTGATGAAGCACAGAACTACTTCAGATCCATGATATGCGCTGCAAATTATGCATGGAATAACAGGCAGATCATCACCCACTGGACCAGAGAGGTCATTTCGGATATATTCAGGTCAGACATGGATGAGCTCGGACTTGATCTTGTATATGACGTTGCACACAACGTTGCAAAGCTGGAAGAGCATACTGTGGACGGTAAGAAAAAGAATGTCTATGTCCACAGGAAAGGCGCTACAAGGGCATTCCCACCTGGACACAAGGAAGTTCCGCAGGCATATCGTGACGTGGGACAACCGGTATTGATACCAGGAAGTATGGGGACTGCATCTTTCGTACTTCACGGAGCAGAGGCCTCAATGGACATCTCTTTCGGAAGTGCATGCCACGGAGCCGGCAGGGTCATGAGCCGTGCCCATGCGAAAAAGGAGTTCCACGGCGAGGATGTCAAGAGCGATCTTGAGAAAAGCGGAATCATGGTCAGAGCAGCACATCCATCTGTTATCGCAGAGGAAGCACCCGAGGTTTACAAGTCCAGCAGTGATGTGGTCAATGTTGTCCACGATCTTGGCATCGCAGGAAAGGTTGCCAGAATGATGCCTCTTGGTGTTGTAAAAGGCTGA
- a CDS encoding CDP-alcohol phosphatidyltransferase family protein, with translation MTIDALRPAATRILDPLAISIARRGISPNSLSIASLGFAVLAGICFYFSVETPLFALAALLFVGLNSSLDALDGAVARYMRTDSRKGDFLDHVIDRYSDVFIICGMFFGGHVQWQIGTITIILVLLVSYLGTQAQALGIGRFYGGIMGRADRLVVILLASIAYVIHSEMVLGYSMIGWGIIIIAIGSHITTIQRMGSIWKLL, from the coding sequence ATGACCATCGATGCATTAAGACCTGCTGCCACAAGGATACTGGACCCGCTAGCCATATCGATCGCAAGAAGGGGTATATCACCAAACTCCCTTTCAATTGCATCCTTAGGTTTCGCAGTTCTGGCAGGTATCTGTTTCTACTTCTCGGTCGAAACACCGCTATTCGCACTTGCAGCACTCCTTTTCGTCGGTCTCAATTCATCCCTTGATGCACTGGACGGGGCAGTTGCAAGATACATGCGCACCGATAGCAGGAAAGGAGACTTCCTTGACCATGTCATCGATCGCTATTCCGATGTGTTCATCATCTGTGGAATGTTTTTCGGAGGGCATGTGCAGTGGCAGATCGGTACAATAACAATCATCCTTGTACTGCTGGTCAGCTATCTAGGAACACAGGCACAGGCACTGGGAATCGGAAGGTTCTACGGCGGCATCATGGGCAGGGCTGACAGGCTCGTGGTGATACTTCTTGCATCCATAGCATACGTCATCCACAGCGAGATGGTGCTGGGATACAGCATGATAGGATGGGGCATAATCATCATAGCTATCGGAAGCCACATAACTACCATACAGAGAATGGGCAGCATATGGAAGCTCCTCTAA